One window from the genome of Acinetobacter sp. LoGeW2-3 encodes:
- a CDS encoding phage tail protein I — protein sequence MKTLLAPNSTLLERNLAEVSKDAFELPSIRVVKNIDEVPSEFLPFLAYQKSVDYWDANWQDQLKREVIKSSRDQHKIKGTTAAIKQALEPFGYEVNLIEWWQAQPNLTPGTFNLELNVIGKSLNAETYSEINRLVSESKAASRHLANLTVTINPILTIRNLLVHQTAITFTSHPRS from the coding sequence GTGAAAACTTTATTGGCTCCCAACTCAACTTTATTAGAAAGGAATCTGGCTGAAGTCTCGAAGGATGCATTTGAGCTACCTTCAATCCGTGTCGTCAAAAATATTGATGAAGTACCTTCAGAATTTCTTCCATTTCTTGCTTATCAGAAGTCAGTGGATTACTGGGATGCCAACTGGCAAGACCAATTGAAACGAGAAGTGATTAAGTCATCACGTGATCAACACAAAATCAAAGGGACAACAGCCGCAATTAAACAAGCGTTAGAGCCATTTGGTTATGAAGTCAACCTGATTGAATGGTGGCAAGCACAGCCGAATCTGACACCAGGAACGTTTAATTTAGAGCTAAACGTGATTGGTAAAAGTTTAAATGCTGAAACATACAGTGAAATTAATCGACTCGTTTCTGAATCGAAAGCTGCATCACGGCATTTAGCCAATCTAACAGTCACAATTAATCCAATTTTAACGATACGAAATCTGCTCGTTCACCAAACAGCAATCACGTTTACAAGTCATCCGAGGTCATAA
- a CDS encoding phage tail protein: MAEYYNVTTNLGDAEIANAIATNTKLDITHVAFGDGNGSVPTPNKARTSLVREVHRQAVTKYERHKTNANWIVIETIIPSNVGGFTIREMGVIANGKLISHGSHAPFEKVEDPSGVSEYRLKFTQNITDGSVVEIMLDESLIYASQAWVEENFIKRIDIIDNLTTNEPAKPVSAKQAKVLQDNKLDKNANAASASKLETSRQVSFSGAATGSFNFDGSTGTSCTLTLANSGVTAGTYGTTLKVPVITVNAKGLITTVTTQDIPSASTSVKGLVQLSNALNSTSTVQALTAAQGKKLQDEKLDKSGGTVTGGLNINIDADGGLSVNAGGTTQAQVRVSNSIHNGMLQASVGGNFGLYDTTFGKWIVHARSSGDVELNGNAASATNCSRSIAAGNGLSGGGELNANRTLTLGTPGTITASTGNAVSASSHTHDLNIDGFFQAAKSANGYQRFPGGLILQWGTANSDSTSGTVTMPIAFPNETLFGLVGETKSDTSGPTFNFAWVRGTTTKSTLGWQSTGNPGLFSWFAIGY, encoded by the coding sequence ATGGCTGAATACTATAATGTCACAACGAATCTTGGCGATGCTGAAATAGCGAATGCTATCGCCACTAATACAAAACTAGATATTACTCACGTGGCTTTTGGTGATGGTAACGGTTCAGTACCAACCCCAAATAAGGCACGAACATCTTTAGTACGTGAAGTACACCGTCAGGCCGTTACTAAATATGAGAGACACAAAACCAATGCAAATTGGATTGTGATCGAAACAATTATCCCGTCCAATGTCGGGGGGTTTACCATTCGTGAAATGGGTGTAATTGCTAACGGAAAATTAATTTCCCATGGTAGTCATGCACCATTTGAGAAAGTCGAAGACCCGTCCGGCGTTTCTGAATATCGACTCAAATTCACACAGAATATAACTGATGGTTCGGTAGTCGAAATAATGTTAGATGAATCTCTAATCTATGCTTCACAAGCATGGGTTGAAGAAAACTTCATTAAACGCATAGACATTATTGATAATTTAACAACAAACGAACCAGCGAAACCCGTTTCAGCAAAGCAAGCAAAAGTTTTGCAAGATAATAAACTGGATAAAAATGCTAATGCTGCTAGTGCATCAAAGCTTGAAACATCGCGTCAGGTATCGTTCTCAGGAGCGGCGACTGGCTCATTTAATTTTGACGGCTCCACTGGCACATCTTGCACCTTAACCTTGGCAAATTCAGGAGTTACGGCTGGGACTTACGGAACAACTTTAAAAGTTCCTGTGATTACGGTAAATGCTAAAGGGCTGATTACAACGGTTACAACGCAGGATATTCCATCCGCATCCACATCTGTGAAAGGTCTTGTTCAGCTAAGCAATGCTTTAAACAGTACAAGCACAGTACAAGCGTTAACGGCTGCACAAGGTAAAAAGCTCCAAGATGAGAAGTTAGATAAGTCAGGCGGGACGGTTACCGGTGGGCTTAATATTAATATTGATGCCGATGGCGGGTTGAGTGTAAACGCAGGAGGGACGACTCAGGCTCAGGTTCGTGTTTCCAATTCAATTCACAATGGCATGTTACAAGCATCTGTGGGTGGAAACTTTGGTCTCTATGATACAACCTTTGGGAAATGGATTGTTCACGCAAGATCTTCTGGTGATGTAGAGCTAAATGGCAATGCAGCATCCGCGACCAATTGCAGCCGTTCAATTGCAGCTGGAAACGGCCTAAGCGGCGGCGGTGAGTTGAATGCAAACCGCACACTAACACTTGGAACACCGGGGACTATAACAGCTTCGACAGGGAATGCTGTTAGCGCTTCAAGTCATACACATGATTTAAATATTGACGGCTTCTTTCAAGCCGCAAAATCAGCGAACGGCTATCAACGATTTCCGGGTGGTTTGATTTTGCAGTGGGGTACTGCAAATAGTGATAGCACTAGCGGTACAGTAACCATGCCTATCGCTTTCCCGAATGAAACTTTATTTGGTCTTGTCGGTGAAACTAAATCTGATACATCTGGGCCAACTTTTAATTTTGCTTGGGTTAGAGGAACAACAACTAAATCAACACTAGGCTGGCAATCTACAGGTAATCCGGGTTTATTTTCGTGGTTCGCCATCGGTTATTAG
- a CDS encoding phage tail sheath protein produces the protein MATDSYHHGVRVHELNEGTRPIRTVSTAVIGLVATAEDADADALPLNTPVLATDIKTALDKAGTQGTLARSLQAIADQTNAVTVIVRVDTKETEAEQTSALIGGVENGRYTGMKALLAAEQNLKVRPRILGVPGLDSAPVAAGLVSLAEKLRAFSYLSAYDCETKEDAAAYRESIGAREAMLIWPDFLGWDTVKSETVTFDATARALGLRAKIDNDTGWHKTLSNVAVNGVTGISKDVFWQLQSMDTDAGYLNQNDITTLIQSDGFRFWGSRTCSADPLFAFENYTRTAQVIADTMAEGHMWAVDKPLHPSLARDIVEGINAKFRDLKGQGYIIDGQCWFDPSANSKESLKSGRLMLDYDFTPVPPLEDLTLRQRITDKYLADFASRMNA, from the coding sequence ATGGCTACAGATTCATATCATCACGGTGTCCGGGTTCATGAACTCAATGAAGGCACCCGTCCTATCCGAACTGTTTCAACCGCAGTTATTGGCTTAGTGGCAACTGCAGAAGATGCAGATGCAGATGCCTTACCATTGAATACCCCAGTCCTTGCCACAGACATTAAAACCGCTTTAGACAAAGCCGGAACGCAAGGTACTTTGGCACGTTCATTACAGGCCATTGCCGATCAGACCAATGCTGTCACTGTCATTGTCCGTGTAGACACCAAAGAAACCGAAGCAGAGCAGACTTCAGCCCTTATTGGTGGCGTTGAAAATGGCCGTTATACCGGCATGAAAGCCCTGCTTGCAGCTGAGCAAAACCTGAAAGTCCGTCCACGCATTCTGGGTGTTCCAGGACTTGATTCGGCACCAGTGGCAGCTGGACTTGTGTCACTTGCTGAAAAGCTACGTGCGTTTAGTTACCTGTCAGCATATGACTGTGAAACCAAAGAAGATGCAGCTGCTTATCGTGAATCAATCGGTGCACGCGAAGCCATGCTCATCTGGCCAGACTTCCTGGGCTGGGACACAGTCAAATCAGAAACTGTCACTTTTGATGCAACAGCTCGAGCACTCGGTCTGCGTGCAAAAATCGACAATGACACTGGCTGGCATAAAACCCTGTCCAACGTAGCAGTCAATGGTGTTACCGGTATTTCAAAAGACGTGTTCTGGCAACTGCAAAGCATGGACACCGATGCTGGCTATCTCAACCAGAACGATATCACCACCTTAATCCAAAGCGACGGCTTCCGTTTCTGGGGTTCACGTACCTGTTCAGCAGATCCGCTCTTTGCCTTTGAAAACTACACCCGTACTGCACAAGTCATTGCCGATACCATGGCAGAAGGGCACATGTGGGCAGTCGACAAGCCGCTTCATCCAAGCCTGGCGCGTGACATCGTCGAAGGTATCAATGCCAAATTCCGTGACCTGAAAGGTCAGGGCTACATCATTGATGGTCAATGCTGGTTCGATCCTTCAGCGAACTCAAAAGAATCGCTCAAATCTGGCCGTTTAATGCTGGATTACGACTTTACTCCAGTACCGCCACTTGAAGACTTAACCCTACGTCAACGCATTACAGACAAGTACCTGGCTGATTTTGCGTCTCGTATGAATGCATAA
- a CDS encoding phage major tail tube protein, whose protein sequence is MALPKKLKMMDLFNEGNSYLGQTGEVTIPKLVRKFEDWRGGGMNGNVKIDLGLGDDITEFNWKLGGIDALIIEQFGAATVGANMLRFAGSYQQDDTGQTSAVEIVVRGRHEEIDFGNQKAGDDTETSVKTVWSYYKLSIDNVVKVEIDIPNMIEIVNGVDLLEKHRANIGH, encoded by the coding sequence ATGGCTTTACCTAAAAAACTAAAAATGATGGACCTGTTTAACGAAGGTAATTCATACCTTGGCCAGACAGGTGAAGTCACCATTCCAAAACTGGTTCGTAAGTTTGAAGACTGGCGTGGTGGTGGTATGAACGGCAACGTCAAGATCGATCTTGGCCTTGGCGATGACATCACCGAGTTCAACTGGAAGCTTGGCGGTATCGATGCACTGATCATTGAACAGTTTGGCGCAGCTACAGTCGGTGCAAACATGCTTCGTTTTGCCGGGTCATACCAGCAGGATGATACAGGCCAAACATCTGCAGTCGAAATTGTAGTACGTGGTCGTCATGAAGAAATCGACTTCGGCAACCAGAAAGCAGGGGACGATACAGAAACCTCTGTGAAGACAGTCTGGTCTTACTACAAGCTCAGTATCGATAACGTCGTCAAAGTCGAAATCGATATCCCGAACATGATTGAAATCGTCAACGGTGTAGATCTGTTAGAAAAACACCGCGCCAATATTGGTCACTAG
- a CDS encoding phage tail assembly protein, translated as MQSQEQTPAQELTADQIENQKLITPNPDIQIVDLDEPIKIGNTEFTQIEVRKPSVPALRKIRISEILNGDVNSICTILPLCTTPTLSQGLLNSGAVEPADIVQLGAAVIYFLQPKSVRAELSLQQ; from the coding sequence ATGCAATCTCAAGAACAAACACCAGCTCAAGAACTGACAGCAGATCAAATTGAGAATCAGAAACTGATTACCCCAAACCCGGACATTCAGATTGTAGACCTGGATGAACCCATCAAAATTGGCAATACCGAATTCACGCAAATCGAAGTGCGTAAGCCAAGCGTGCCGGCACTGCGCAAGATCCGCATCTCTGAAATTTTAAATGGTGATGTGAACTCCATTTGCACCATCTTGCCTTTGTGTACCACACCAACACTGTCACAAGGCTTGCTCAACAGCGGTGCAGTTGAACCTGCAGATATCGTTCAGCTCGGTGCAGCGGTGATCTATTTTTTGCAACCGAAATCAGTGCGTGCGGAACTGTCACTCCAACAGTAG
- a CDS encoding GpE family phage tail protein: MSLTELMQWHQKAIERNGSDAE; the protein is encoded by the coding sequence ATGTCTCTTACAGAACTGATGCAATGGCATCAAAAAGCCATTGAACGAAATGGATCAGATGCCGAATGA
- a CDS encoding phage tail tape measure protein: MKSLRLEVIFGAKNKLSPALKVIVGSSNAASKALKKTNDQLKDLERQQNKIATFRKLKDDVKQATVELDKTNRKIASFKQQLAVNPNAKLSAELKKAEAEARRLNKVVTEGKPKLMALRQELNQAGLKSTNLAQHQQELKNKIHGTNTEIDKQKQRLQNLNRIQQSTQKTASNVRTAAMYGAGAAATGVGAMYSMRKPIDETKHMDVEENRIASLGLGKEATKEAIQYAKAMKTFGTSTLDNLQLVRDGVTAFADVHHAQMVAPTLAKMKFANEAMYGDSGAENEKKFMDMLKVIEMRNGLKSEKAFQEQANIIQQVITATGGRVQAEEWLNVIKTGGIAAKGIDNKAFYYKLEPLVQEMGGFRVGTAMMSAYQNVYQGRTTKRAANNLMNLGLIEDPSKLKHDKSGQISFLDVGAIKGAALFKKDQFAWMEQVLVPQLKSKGITKEGDIIDAMGSIFTNRTASNLFAQMYMQRDQIHKNAKLNAGADNIDQLNSKAMGTTTGKEIEAKAKLHDAYLKFGTTILPIYTSAIETATSALQGFNGWMERNPRLAKMLGVGLIAIATSLIVIGGALAVFSPLILGMLILRLIMASFTGTTAVFTRAFSLLPSIFNIVKVAFMGLGRIFMWVGRLMLTNPILLAITAIAVAAYLIYKNWEPISGFFSDLWTKITGIFAPVGAWFGARITEAKTAFSGGIQGMSALILNWSPIGLFYAAFAKVMSWFGIELPSKFTGFGGMIINGLINGIKAGFEKLKGLWASINAYMPSFMQKSMDIHSPSRVMAGLGGHIMSGLGVGLQNGFPDLKARFADVVGIFSPNTSDVMQKINVAPALAKIRSSHAQPAAAGGGAVTIQGDTITMHIHAQPGQSVQQLAQMVANVLDQRDRQKMQRARDRYQDSE; encoded by the coding sequence ATGAAATCGTTAAGACTTGAAGTAATTTTTGGGGCAAAGAACAAGTTAAGCCCCGCTTTAAAAGTCATTGTGGGCAGCAGTAATGCTGCCAGCAAGGCCTTAAAAAAAACAAATGACCAGCTCAAAGACCTGGAACGCCAGCAAAACAAAATTGCGACCTTTAGAAAGCTCAAAGACGACGTTAAACAGGCCACAGTCGAACTCGACAAAACCAACCGCAAAATTGCATCGTTCAAGCAACAACTCGCAGTCAATCCCAATGCAAAATTATCGGCTGAACTAAAAAAAGCCGAGGCTGAAGCACGTCGTTTAAATAAGGTGGTGACAGAAGGCAAGCCCAAGCTGATGGCCTTGCGCCAGGAGCTGAATCAGGCCGGATTAAAGTCAACCAACCTGGCACAGCACCAGCAGGAGCTGAAAAACAAGATTCATGGTACCAATACTGAAATTGACAAGCAGAAACAACGCCTGCAGAACCTGAACCGCATCCAGCAAAGCACACAGAAAACAGCATCCAATGTCAGAACAGCAGCCATGTATGGCGCTGGTGCAGCTGCAACCGGTGTAGGTGCCATGTACTCCATGCGTAAGCCGATTGATGAAACCAAACACATGGACGTTGAAGAAAACCGGATCGCATCATTAGGACTGGGCAAAGAAGCCACCAAAGAAGCCATTCAGTATGCCAAGGCCATGAAAACCTTTGGTACTTCAACACTGGATAACCTGCAACTGGTCCGTGATGGCGTAACAGCCTTTGCCGATGTCCACCATGCCCAGATGGTGGCACCAACACTGGCTAAAATGAAATTTGCCAATGAAGCCATGTATGGCGATAGCGGAGCAGAAAATGAAAAGAAATTCATGGATATGCTCAAAGTTATCGAAATGCGTAACGGCTTAAAGAGCGAAAAAGCCTTCCAGGAACAGGCCAATATTATTCAGCAGGTCATTACTGCCACCGGTGGACGTGTCCAGGCTGAAGAATGGCTCAACGTGATCAAGACCGGTGGTATTGCTGCCAAAGGCATCGACAATAAGGCCTTTTACTACAAACTGGAACCACTGGTACAGGAAATGGGGGGCTTCCGTGTCGGTACCGCCATGATGTCTGCTTATCAGAACGTCTATCAGGGCCGTACTACCAAACGCGCAGCGAATAACTTGATGAATCTTGGTCTGATTGAAGATCCAAGTAAGCTGAAGCACGATAAATCTGGCCAGATTTCCTTCCTGGATGTCGGAGCTATCAAAGGCGCAGCGCTATTCAAAAAAGACCAGTTCGCATGGATGGAGCAGGTACTGGTACCGCAATTAAAGTCCAAAGGCATTACCAAAGAAGGCGACATTATCGACGCAATGGGTAGTATCTTTACTAACCGTACTGCATCTAACCTGTTTGCACAGATGTATATGCAACGTGACCAGATCCACAAGAATGCCAAGTTAAATGCCGGTGCAGACAATATTGACCAGTTGAACAGCAAAGCCATGGGTACCACCACCGGTAAAGAAATCGAAGCCAAGGCAAAACTGCATGATGCTTATCTGAAGTTTGGTACCACCATTCTGCCAATCTATACCAGTGCTATTGAAACAGCGACCAGTGCCTTGCAAGGCTTTAATGGCTGGATGGAACGCAATCCAAGACTGGCCAAAATGTTAGGTGTCGGTTTAATCGCGATTGCCACCAGCCTGATCGTAATTGGTGGGGCACTTGCAGTCTTTTCACCACTGATCCTGGGTATGCTCATCCTAAGACTGATCATGGCATCCTTTACTGGTACCACTGCCGTATTTACTCGTGCCTTTTCACTCTTACCGAGCATTTTTAATATTGTGAAAGTAGCGTTTATGGGGCTGGGCAGAATCTTTATGTGGGTAGGACGGCTCATGCTGACAAACCCAATTTTACTGGCCATTACAGCAATAGCTGTAGCTGCCTATCTGATCTATAAAAACTGGGAACCTATTTCTGGGTTCTTCAGTGATTTATGGACCAAAATAACCGGTATTTTTGCGCCTGTAGGGGCATGGTTCGGAGCACGAATTACCGAAGCCAAAACAGCCTTTTCAGGTGGCATTCAAGGTATGAGTGCACTCATCTTGAACTGGTCACCCATCGGACTGTTCTATGCAGCCTTTGCCAAGGTCATGAGCTGGTTCGGAATTGAGCTTCCGTCCAAGTTTACTGGCTTTGGGGGCATGATCATTAATGGCCTGATTAATGGTATTAAAGCCGGCTTTGAAAAGCTCAAGGGACTTTGGGCTTCCATTAACGCCTATATGCCTTCATTCATGCAAAAAAGCATGGACATCCACAGTCCATCCCGTGTCATGGCAGGGCTGGGTGGTCACATCATGAGTGGTTTAGGAGTCGGTCTACAAAACGGCTTCCCGGATCTCAAGGCCAGATTTGCAGACGTTGTCGGAATTTTCAGTCCGAATACTTCAGACGTCATGCAGAAAATTAACGTTGCACCGGCACTGGCCAAAATCAGATCGTCCCATGCCCAACCTGCAGCAGCTGGCGGTGGTGCTGTCACCATTCAGGGCGACACCATCACCATGCACATTCATGCCCAGCCGGGCCAGTCCGTACAGCAGCTTGCCCAGATGGTTGCCAATGTCCTGGATCAGCGTGATCGTCAAAAAATGCAACGCGCACGTGACCGTTACCAGGACTCAGAATAA
- a CDS encoding phage tail protein, with protein sequence MMMIFGMFVFSIPTATYQSLQRSTNWRHASNSRVGAAPAYQFTGPGEDTITLDGSIVPEFGSQLSLTALRLMGNTGKSFPLIAGNGKIYGMWKLDSVDETQTYFFSNGKPRKVEFSLKLSKTKSAGSLVSGVLGAVAEKLF encoded by the coding sequence ATGATGATGATCTTCGGCATGTTTGTGTTTTCAATACCAACAGCCACCTATCAAAGCCTGCAGCGTAGCACCAACTGGCGACATGCCAGCAATTCACGTGTCGGAGCTGCACCGGCATACCAGTTTACCGGCCCAGGGGAAGATACCATTACCCTGGACGGCTCTATTGTTCCGGAGTTTGGATCTCAACTGTCCCTGACTGCATTACGTCTAATGGGCAACACCGGTAAATCATTTCCGCTCATTGCGGGAAATGGCAAAATTTATGGCATGTGGAAGCTGGATTCAGTTGATGAAACCCAGACTTACTTTTTCAGCAACGGTAAACCGCGTAAAGTCGAATTCAGTCTGAAACTGAGCAAGACCAAGTCTGCAGGTTCACTGGTGTCTGGCGTATTGGGTGCAGTAGCGGAGAAATTGTTCTAA
- a CDS encoding contractile injection system protein, VgrG/Pvc8 family, translating to MNIVSAITDKLEDSYPHAIFKLQIEGKDIRQEAIESLMSLVITDNRGMESDSLELQFSDHDGTLKIPPKGVNIQVWLGWSNEGLVYKGQYKVKELEHSGAPDVLTIRATSADLKAGLKQKKERSFNDVTLSEILQAIAFTHELDLKVHDSLAQRKIIHLVQNESDANLLTRLADEHDAIAAVKNGMLVFMPKGIAQTVSGQDLPTYLITRDQGDQHRYSDCDGGDEITAVRAWYYDSGQAKKLEVVYGDASNQNIKELRHIHQDKQSATLAAKAKLAELKRSTLTFNYTLAKGKPDIIPEMTFVFDGLKEHIDDIFWLGTRIVHTLDADNGYTTAIELEVFCPDADDVAELFEDQFEAEKDKKWTGVVVYYQSGSKAVPLTKGDQSNPKHFTYLYINKAAAQARLDREYALLDTETGKFSAHNELEVKPYTGLKTFYSLDKGKTRHVLTKGDQSNPKVLDRLYKTKLAAEKALEREYPRLNAKKDMLQQVKLDH from the coding sequence ATGAATATTGTCTCTGCTATCACAGATAAACTGGAGGACAGCTATCCTCACGCCATTTTCAAGCTGCAGATTGAAGGCAAGGATATTCGCCAGGAAGCCATTGAAAGCCTGATGAGTCTGGTCATCACAGATAACCGTGGTATGGAATCAGATTCACTTGAATTACAGTTTTCAGACCATGACGGCACGCTCAAAATTCCACCCAAAGGCGTCAATATCCAGGTCTGGCTTGGCTGGAGCAATGAAGGTCTGGTCTATAAAGGCCAATATAAAGTAAAGGAACTGGAACATAGCGGTGCCCCGGATGTACTAACCATCCGTGCCACCAGTGCCGATCTGAAGGCTGGACTCAAGCAGAAAAAGGAACGCAGCTTTAATGACGTGACGCTTTCAGAAATTCTGCAGGCCATTGCCTTTACCCATGAACTCGATTTAAAGGTGCACGATTCTCTAGCTCAGCGAAAGATTATTCACCTGGTGCAAAACGAATCCGATGCCAACCTTTTGACCCGGCTGGCCGATGAACACGATGCCATTGCAGCCGTCAAAAATGGCATGCTCGTATTTATGCCAAAAGGGATAGCACAAACTGTATCTGGACAGGACTTGCCGACCTATCTCATTACTCGGGATCAAGGCGACCAGCATCGCTATAGTGACTGCGATGGTGGAGATGAAATCACTGCAGTCCGTGCCTGGTACTACGATTCTGGCCAGGCAAAAAAACTTGAAGTCGTGTATGGCGATGCCAGCAACCAGAACATTAAGGAACTGCGTCATATTCACCAGGACAAACAGTCCGCGACCTTGGCAGCCAAAGCCAAGCTGGCAGAACTCAAACGTTCAACCTTAACTTTCAATTACACCTTGGCAAAGGGTAAACCCGACATCATTCCGGAAATGACCTTTGTCTTTGATGGCTTAAAAGAGCATATCGATGATATTTTCTGGCTCGGGACTAGAATCGTACATACTTTGGATGCAGACAACGGCTATACCACTGCTATAGAGCTGGAAGTCTTCTGTCCGGATGCTGACGATGTAGCAGAACTGTTTGAAGATCAGTTCGAAGCGGAAAAAGACAAGAAATGGACTGGCGTGGTGGTCTATTACCAGTCCGGCAGTAAGGCGGTACCACTGACCAAAGGTGATCAGTCCAATCCAAAACACTTCACTTATCTGTATATCAACAAGGCAGCAGCCCAAGCCAGGCTAGACCGTGAGTATGCCTTGCTGGATACCGAAACAGGCAAGTTTTCAGCGCACAACGAACTGGAAGTGAAGCCTTACACCGGCTTAAAAACCTTTTACAGCCTGGACAAAGGTAAAACACGGCATGTACTGACCAAAGGAGACCAGTCCAACCCGAAAGTACTGGACCGGCTTTATAAAACCAAGCTGGCTGCAGAAAAGGCACTGGAACGTGAGTATCCACGCCTGAATGCCAAAAAAGACATGCTACAGCAGGTCAAGCTAGATCATTAA
- a CDS encoding ogr/Delta-like zinc finger family protein, translated as MTEPALSHKTTARPQLLCPHCKAANLQIRSSIQEHILLKTLFLQCRNVHCGFTGRGNIEITHEISPSAIPDCNVKLRTFKELTSRQAANDDSVENQNNE; from the coding sequence ATGACTGAGCCGGCTTTATCACATAAAACAACGGCAAGACCTCAGCTCCTTTGTCCTCATTGCAAGGCAGCAAACCTTCAAATTCGTTCCAGTATCCAGGAACACATCCTGTTAAAAACCTTATTTTTACAATGTCGCAATGTTCATTGTGGTTTTACTGGTCGTGGAAATATCGAAATAACACATGAAATCTCACCCAGTGCCATTCCCGATTGCAATGTAAAACTGAGAACCTTTAAAGAGCTGACTTCACGCCAGGCAGCAAATGATGATTCAGTTGAGAATCAAAATAATGAGTGA